The Sandaracinus amylolyticus genomic interval CGCGCTCGCGGCGGTGCGCGCGCGGGCTGCGACGTTGCGCTCCACGCTGCGCGCGGTGCGCGTCGCGGTGCACACGCTCGTCCTCCTGACCTCGGAGTGGATCGACACCGCGATCACCGAGCGGATCGGCCGCCTGATCGTCCTGCTCACCGACGGGCAGCTCGAGGAGATCACCGTGCGAGGCTCGCGATGAGGACGTGCGCAGTGTGTCTGTTCGCCGCGTGGATCGCGCTCGCGTCTCCGGCCCTCGCGCAGGAGCGCCGGCCGCTGCCCGACTACGATGGTCGCGTCGAGCCCGGCGACGACGCCGTCGACGCGCTGTTGTGGATCCCGCGTGTCGTCACGGCGCCGCTCTACGCGATCTCGGAGTTCGTCCTGCGCCGTCCGATCGGCTGGCTCCTGACCGAGGTCGAGCGCGCCGACGTGCTCCAGACGATCGCGGGGGTCCTGACGTTCGGCGCCGAGCGCAACATCGGAATCTTCCCGACTGCGTTCTTCGACTTCGGCCTCGTCCCGAGCGTCGGTATCTACGCATTCTGGAATCGATTCCTCTTCAGCGAGAATCGAATCTCGGTGCACGGCGCGACGTGGGGAGAAGACTGGCTCTCTCTGTCGGTCGCCGACCGCGTGGCGCTCACCGACGGAGTCGAGCTGTTCGTCTCGAACCGCTTGCTGCAGCGACCCGACGCGATCTTCGGCGGAATCGGGCACACCGCGACCGCGAACGGTCGCGCCCGCTTCGGCGTGAGCATCGTCGAGACCCGCGTGGGGATCGACGCCGTGGGCATCGGTCCGTTCTCGATGCACGCCTCGCTGCAACACCGGAGCATCGGATTTCGCGACTCGAGTTGGGGTGATGACCCGACCATGTCGGAGTGGTTCGGACAACGATCCATGCCTCTACCGACCGGATATCCCGATGGATATCAGTCGCTCGGAGGGCGCATCACGGCGGCGCTCGACAGTCGTGCTCGGGGCGCACCGCCGCAAGGTGGCGCGCGCGTCGGTGTGCTGCTCGGCGAGACGGGGACGATCGACGGAGCGCAGCGCGGCGCGTGGCTCGTGGTGGGCGGCGAGCTCGAGCTGGCCGCCGACATCGAGAGCCACCACGTGATCTCGGTGCGCGGCGAGGCCTCGGCGCTCACCGGCCACGACGGCGTCGCGATCCCGTTCTACGAGCTGCTCGATCCGGGCGGCACCGGGGCGATGCGCGGGTTCCTGGCCGGCACGCTGCGCGGAGAGAGCGTCGCCGCGATGACCCTCGAGTACGCGTGGCCGGTCTGGGTGTTCCTGAACGGTCGCCTCCACGTCACGTGCGGCAACGTGTTCGAGCGGCACTTCGCCGACTTCGCGGTCGAGCGACTGCGGCTCTCGTTCGGCATCGGGCTCGAGCCGCGCATCGCGGGCGAGCACCCGTTCGATCTCCAGATCGCGCTCGGCACCAGCACGTTCGAGAACGGGACGAGCGTCGAGTCGGTGCGCTTCGTGGTCGGCGCGCGCAACGGACTGTGAGGGGACATGCACTCGCGACTCCACACCTCGATCGTCGCGCTCTGCCTGCTCACGGGCTGCGGCGCGTCGTTCCGCGCGTTCCCGATGGCCGATCCGATGTGGCGCGACGACGACGCGCGTCCGCTCTCGACGCGACCGCAGGTCCACTACAACCCGTGGGCGTGGGACGCGGTCGACAACACCACGTTCCGCCAGCTCTCCGAGCTCTGGACCTACGAGCGCGATCGCGAGGCGATGAACGTGAACGCGCTCGACGAGGTCCCGGACTCGTCGTGGTTCACGAACCGGATCGGTCGCGACGCCATGAGCCGCGAGGACCTCGCGCGCGGCGCGTGCTCCGAGGTCGAGGCGCCGCCGCCTCCGTGGGTCGTGATCCGCAGCAAGCCCGACGGGTCCGGGCCGGGGCTCGTGGTGCGCGCCTCCGACGGACGCACCTACCTCTTCAAGGTCGATCTCTCGCAGCCCGAGCGCGCCACCGCGGCCGACGCGATCGCGTCGCGGATCTTCCACGCCGCGGGGTACTTCGTGCCCTGCAATCGCGTGATCCACTTCGCGGCCGAGGACTTCACGCTCGCGCCCGACGCGCGCACCTCGGGGTCATCACCGCGCCCGCTGGTGCGCGCCGACGTCGACGCGATCCTCGCGCGCGCGGGCGCCGCACCGAACGGACGGAGGCGCGGCAGCCTCAGCGCGTACATCGATGGCACGCCGCTCGGCGGGTGGCGCTTCGCGGGGCTGCGCGACGACGATCCGAACGACGTCGTGCCCCACGAGCACCGTCGCGAGGTGCGCGGGATGTACGTGCTCTCGGCGTGGCTGAACCACATCGACTCGCGCGCCGAGAACAACATGGACAGCTGGATCGAGACCGAGCCCGGCCGCGGCTACGTCCGCCACTACGTGCTCGACACCGGCGACTCGTTCGGGATCGTCTGGCCGGTCGACGACGCGCTGTCGCGCCGCTTCGGTCACTCGCACTACCTCGACATCCAGCACCTCGGCGAGGACTTCGTGAGCCTCGGCCTCGCGCAGCGCGCGTACACGGAGTCGCCCGATCGCCCCGAGCATCCGACGTTCGGCTTCTACACCGAGCGCGACTTCGTGCCCGATCAGTGGCGCAACGGATATCCGAACCCCGGGTTCGAGCGCAGGACCGAGCGCGACCTCGCGTGGATGACGCGCATCGTCGCGCGCCTGGGCGAGGCCGAGCTCGCGTTGCTCGTGGAGCAGGGCGCGTGGTCGGACCCTGCGCTGGGCACGGAGCTGCTGCGCATCCTCCTCGCGCGTCGTGCGCGGATCCTCGAGCGATGGCTCACGCGCCTGTCTCCGCTCGCGTGGCCGGTCGCGGCGCGCGAAGGAGGCGACGTCGAGATCTGCCTCGACGATCTCGCGGTGAGCAGCGGGCTCCGCGACGCGGACGGACGACGCTACGAGGCGCGCGTGTACCGCGGTCTTCCTCCACGGGCGAGCGATGCAGACGCGAGGGTGTCGGCTGCGAGCGCGCGCGTGTGCGTGCGGATCGCGCTGCCGCCCGGCGCGAGCGAGGAGTACGTCGTGGTCGACGTGATCGCGTCGAGCGAGGGCGCGGAGCGCACCGCGCCGGCGCGGGTGCACCTCTACGCGCTGTCGAGCGGAGAGGCTCGCGTGGTCGGTCTCGAACGTCCCGACTCGGAGCGCGCGCCGTGACCGAGCGGGGCGCCGCGATCGTCGTGCGGCTCACGGCGCTGCGTGCGGCGCCGACGCCCGAGTGGCAGGCGCGCGCGAGGAGCCTCGTGAGCCGGCTCGCGATGCGTCGCGAGCAAGTGGTGCTGGCGGTGCCGGTCCGATCGACGGCCGACGACGACGTGTGCGCGATCCAAGCCGCGCTCAGCGACCTGCGCGACGCGATCGGCGCTCGCCTGCACGTCGTGGTGGTGGTCCCGAGGCGGCGCGGCATCGCGTCACCGGCGCGGCCGCGGCCCTTGGGCGAGCCGTGGGACTTCGAGCTCGCGCCGGGCGAGCTCGAGCGCGCCGCGGCGTTGGCGATCGAGCACGGGATCGACGAGCTCGTGCTGTGCGCGCCGACCCGACGCGCGCACGTCGCAATCGCGTCCAACGACGCGCCAGCCGCAGCGCGCAGAACCGCGTAGCGCGCGTCACGCCGCGCGTTCTTCCCGACGGAGCCGAACATGGCGAGGACCCCCGCGAGCGCGCGCACCAGCGCCGCGCCGATTCCCTGCGCGCAGCGCTCGATCGCGCTCGCGGACGCGCCCGCCGAGGGCGCGGACCACCCGCGTGTCGCCGCGCTCGATCTCGGATCGAACAGCTTCCATCTCGTGCTCGCGTCGATCGAGCGAGGGACGCCGCACGTCTACGATCGCCGGCGCGAGCGCGTCGCGCTCGGCTCGGGTCTGCGTGATGGCCGGCCGCTCGACCGCGCCGCGCGTGCGCGCGCGATCGCGTGCCTCGAGCGGTTCGCGGAGCTGGTCCGACCGCTGCCCGTCGGACGGGTCCGGGTGGTCGGCACCGACTCGCTGCGTCGTGCGTCGGACGGGCCCGAGCTCGTCGCGCGCGCCGAGACGCTGCTCGGCCACCGCGTCAAGATCGTGCCCGGGCCCGAAGAGGCGCGTCTGGTGTGGCGCGGCGTGTCCGCGATGCACCCGCCTGCGGCGCGCGAGCGACGCCTCGTGGTCGACGTCGGCGGCGGCAGCACCGAGCTCGTGACGGGCACCGGCTGGACGACGCGCGAGGCACACAGCACGCCGATGGGCTGCATCCGCTTCACCGAGCGCTTCTTTCCCGGCGCGCGGATCTCGAGGAAGCGCTACGAGCGCGCGCGTGACGCGGCGATGCTCGAGCTGCGTCCGTTCGCAGCGCGGCTGCGCGCTCCGGGGATCGATCGTGTGCTCGGATCGTCGGGCACGATGCGCGCGATCGGAGACATCGTGGAGGCGCGCGGCGATGCGGCGCGCGGCACGATCACGCGACGCGGCGTGGACGCGCTGATCGAGAAGGTGTGCGACGCCGACACCCTCGCGGACATCGACGTCGAGGGCCTCGCCGACGAGCGCCGGCCGGTGCTGCCGGGCGGGCTCGCGATCGTGGACGCGGTGATGCGCACGTTCGACCTCGGCTCGATCGACGTCGCCGACGGAGCGCTGCGCGAGGGGCTCTTGATGGAGCTCGTCGGACGCCTCGAGAGCGACGACGTGCGCGACGACACGATCGCGGCGTTCCGTGCGCGCCACGGCATCGACGCGGCACACGCGCGGCGGGTGCGGGCGACGGCCGAGGCGCTGTTCGACGCGGTGGCGAGCGACTGGGATCTCGGCGACGTCGAGCTCCGGCGATGGCTCGGGTGGGCGGCAGAGCTGCACGAGCTCGGGCTCTCGGTGTCGCGGAGTGGCGTCGCGCGACACGGCGCGTACCTCGTCGCGAACGCCGACGCACCGGGGTTCTCGCGCGACGAGCTCGAGGCGGTCGCGACGCTCGTCCGCACCCATCGCGGCCGGCTCGATCGCGACATGTTCGAGCCGACGCGGCGCGGATCGCGGCGCGCGCTCAAGCGCCTCGCCGTGCTGCTGCGAATCGCGGTGGCGCTGCACGCGGATCGCGCCGCGGTCACAGCGATCCCGTCGGCGCGCGCGGCACGTCGCGCGGTGGAGCTCACCGTCCCGCGGGAGTGGATCGCATCGCGCTCGCTCGTCGCCGCGGACCTCGCGGCGCACGCGGCGCAGATCCAGCGGATCGGGCTCGAGCTCGAGATCCGCACCGCGGAGGGCTGAGCTCGATCGCGCTCGAGCATGCCGGC includes:
- a CDS encoding BamA/TamA family outer membrane protein; translation: MRTCAVCLFAAWIALASPALAQERRPLPDYDGRVEPGDDAVDALLWIPRVVTAPLYAISEFVLRRPIGWLLTEVERADVLQTIAGVLTFGAERNIGIFPTAFFDFGLVPSVGIYAFWNRFLFSENRISVHGATWGEDWLSLSVADRVALTDGVELFVSNRLLQRPDAIFGGIGHTATANGRARFGVSIVETRVGIDAVGIGPFSMHASLQHRSIGFRDSSWGDDPTMSEWFGQRSMPLPTGYPDGYQSLGGRITAALDSRARGAPPQGGARVGVLLGETGTIDGAQRGAWLVVGGELELAADIESHHVISVRGEASALTGHDGVAIPFYELLDPGGTGAMRGFLAGTLRGESVAAMTLEYAWPVWVFLNGRLHVTCGNVFERHFADFAVERLRLSFGIGLEPRIAGEHPFDLQIALGTSTFENGTSVESVRFVVGARNGL
- a CDS encoding Ppx/GppA phosphatase family protein, with amino-acid sequence MARTPASARTSAAPIPCAQRSIALADAPAEGADHPRVAALDLGSNSFHLVLASIERGTPHVYDRRRERVALGSGLRDGRPLDRAARARAIACLERFAELVRPLPVGRVRVVGTDSLRRASDGPELVARAETLLGHRVKIVPGPEEARLVWRGVSAMHPPAARERRLVVDVGGGSTELVTGTGWTTREAHSTPMGCIRFTERFFPGARISRKRYERARDAAMLELRPFAARLRAPGIDRVLGSSGTMRAIGDIVEARGDAARGTITRRGVDALIEKVCDADTLADIDVEGLADERRPVLPGGLAIVDAVMRTFDLGSIDVADGALREGLLMELVGRLESDDVRDDTIAAFRARHGIDAAHARRVRATAEALFDAVASDWDLGDVELRRWLGWAAELHELGLSVSRSGVARHGAYLVANADAPGFSRDELEAVATLVRTHRGRLDRDMFEPTRRGSRRALKRLAVLLRIAVALHADRAAVTAIPSARAARRAVELTVPREWIASRSLVAADLAAHAAQIQRIGLELEIRTAEG